TATTTGGACTAAAAGTTACATAGATTTTAAATTGTCATTAAACAATCTACTGAAACGAAGAGATCGCCGCCAGCATCAAAGCTCACAAGCAATGTGCACCTGGCGTTAGCTTTCCTGTTTAGTTGTActcgttcttcatcaacaattTTGTCTGTCTAAGTAACAGAGCATCTTAAAGCAGATGATCAAAGACTATTAAGAGGTAGcttgaagttcaagaatCTCGAATCCTGAGATGGCAACCCTCCCTACAGTCAATCGAGATCTCCACCAGAATGTTCGCGACGGTCTATCTGTTCCAACCGTTCTTCGAAGGCTCTATAAGACACCTAAAAACTTGGATTTCGAGACGGCAACTTGGGAGATGATCAACCTGGTTTTCAAACCTCGAAAGGCGTTTAGGTCATTTTATTATCAACATCAGACCAAACGCCAATGGGCTCGAGATGATCCCTCGTTCTTCATTTTGCAAGTCGGATTGCTAATCCTAAGTTCAATGGTATGGTCGATTGTATACGGTCACTCGTTCTTAGGATTCATCAAGATGATGCTAAACATGGTTTGTGTGGACTTCTTTCTGTTTGGGTTTGTCACGGCCACTTCGTTTTGGCTAATACTGAATAGGCCTCGATTTAAGTTCAGATCGGCAGCAGAATCTCAGGTTGAGTGGGCCTACTGCTTTGACGTCCATTGCAATGCTTTCTTAATTATCTGGGTTTTACTCTACTTCCTACAGTTTCTACTATTACCACTCATAAAGCTTCACAGATGGATAGGACTCTTTGTCGGTAACACGTTGTATTGCCTGGCGTTTGCACAGTACTTCATTTTGACCTTTTACGGCTACAGCCAGCTGCCATTTCTTAAGAAAATCAACTTCATCCTATTTCCAGCATTAGCATTTGCCGTCCTGTACATGGTCAGCTTGCTTGGTATTGACTTGTCAACAAAGCTGAGCTTCCACAAATACTAATACAAATGACAAGACATTAGAACTGAATGACGAGCCGCGTGGGTGGCCTGGAGTAGGCAGATTCGCGTATGCCGGTATAGTTTACATAATTTGTCTAGTcaaattcaaatttttcgGATTGCATCCATAGGTTCCTACTACTATCTCTTCCACGAATGATGCAGCtttgcaattcttggtCAAGTAATG
The nucleotide sequence above comes from Torulaspora globosa chromosome 6, complete sequence. Encoded proteins:
- the GMH1 gene encoding Gmh1p (ancestral locus Anc_1.252), with protein sequence MATLPTVNRDLHQNVRDGLSVPTVLRRLYKTPKNLDFETATWEMINLVFKPRKAFRSFYYQHQTKRQWARDDPSFFILQVGLLILSSMVWSIVYGHSFLGFIKMMLNMVCVDFFLFGFVTATSFWLILNRPRFKFRSAAESQVEWAYCFDVHCNAFLIIWVLLYFLQFLLLPLIKLHRWIGLFVGNTLYCLAFAQYFILTFYGYSQLPFLKKINFILFPALAFAVLYMVSLLGIDLSTKLSFHKY